A stretch of Lathyrus oleraceus cultivar Zhongwan6 chromosome 6, CAAS_Psat_ZW6_1.0, whole genome shotgun sequence DNA encodes these proteins:
- the LOC127093795 gene encoding ras-related protein RABA5a: MAFYNEEEKTEDYLFKIVLIGDSAVGKSNLLARFARDEFYPNSKSTIGVEFQTQKMEINGKEVKAQIWDTAGQERFRAVTSAYYRGAVGALLVYDISRRQTFDSIGRWLNELHTHSDMNVVTILVGNKSDLKDAREVPTTEGKALAEAQGLFFMETSALDSSNVVSAFQTVVKEIYNILSRKVMMSQELKKQDTPWIENGKTVVLQEGDREAEGESKKGCCSS; encoded by the exons ATGGCTTTTTATAATGAAGAAGAGAAGACCGAAGATTACCTTTTCAAAATTGTTTTAATTGGTGATTCAGCTGTTGGAAAATCAAATTTACTTGCAAGATTTGCCAGGGATGAATTTTATCCTAATTCAAAGTCAACTATAGGAGTAGAGTTTCAAACTCAGAAAATGGAAATTAACGGAAAGGAAGTTAAAGCGCAGATATGGGACACAGCTGGGCAAGAGAGGTTCAGAGCTGTTACTTCTGCATATTATAGGGGTGCAGTTGGAGCACTTCTGGTATATGACATTAGCAGGCGCCAAACGTTTGATAGTATTGGTCGATGGCTTAACGAACTTCACA CTCACTCTGATATGAACGTTGTCACAATACTTGTTGGGAACAAGTCAGATCTTAAGGATGCGAGGGAAGTACCTACTACCGAAGGCAAGGCCTTAGCGGAGGCACAGGGTTTGTTCTTCATGGAGACATCAGCACTTGATTCATCAAATGTAGTTTCTGCTTTTCAAACAGTTGTGAAAGAAATCTACAACATATTAAGCCGGAAGGTTATGATGTCGCAAGAGCTCAAGAAGCAGGATACTCCCTGGATTGAAAATGGAAAGACTGTTGTTCTACAAGAAGGGGATCGAGAAGCAGAAGGGGAGTCAAAAAAGGGTTGTTGTTCGTCTTAG